In Ammospiza caudacuta isolate bAmmCau1 chromosome 2, bAmmCau1.pri, whole genome shotgun sequence, a genomic segment contains:
- the LOC131569787 gene encoding matrix metalloproteinase-27-like: MEQKADSSPARTGMRVKMKALSLWLVICTAVSSALPFHPEKDNEEDAKLVQNYLNKFYAVEPDPNQLGWKINAESAAEKLQKMQQFFGLKVTGKLDNETLEMMKKPRCGVADVGLYGFTLPGWKKTKLTYRIVNYTPDMSKEDVDKAVEKAFKVWSAVTPLIFTRIHRGIADMMIAFGTKVHGHCPRYFDGPLGVLAHAFPPGNGLGGDVHFDEDEDWTTGSAGFNLFLVAAHEFGHALGLSHSNDQRALMFPNYAYVSPSEFPLSPDDISGIQSIYGSLPNAPDKRPTTPTSAEICGSQISFDAVTTLRQEIIFLKGRHLWRVYPDNSEAERELISAFWPNLPPGIEAAYENTKDQILLFKGNKFWVISGYQVLLGYPKNINTLGFPKGVKRVDAAVYNKNTGKTDFFIGDKYWRFDESSQSMEKGYPRLTVDEFPGIGQRVDAVFQQKGLFYFFHGLKQWEFDPVAKKVIREMKSNSWFHC, from the exons ATGGAGCAGAAAGCAGACAGCTctcctgccaggacagggatgaGAGTAAAAATGAAGGCTCTTTCACTTTGGCTTGTGATATGCACAGCTGTTTCTAGCGCTCTTCCCTTCCACCCAGAGAAAGACAATGAAGAAGATGCAAAGCTTGTGCAG AACTACTTGAATAAATTCTATGCTGTTGAGCCAGATCCAAATCAACTTGGATGGAAAATAAATGCTGAATCTGCAGCTGAAAAACTCCAGAAAATGCAACAATTTTTTGGTTTGAAAGTGACGGGAAAACTGGATAATGAGACATTGGAAATGATGAAGAAACCCAGGTGTGGGGTTGCTGATGTGGGTCTCTATGGCTTCACCCTGCCTggatggaaaaaaaccaaactgacaTACAG AATTGTGAACTACACACCAGATATGAGCAAGGAGGATGTGGATAAAGCAGTTGAAAAGGCATTTAAAGTGTGGAGTGCTGTCACCCCCCTGATTTTCACTCGCATTCATAGGGGAATAGCAGATATGATGATTGCTTTTGGGACCAAAG TTCATGGACATTGCCCTCGCTATTTTGATGGCCCCCTTGGAGTTCTGGCTCACGCCTTTCCACCTGGCAATGGTTTAGGTGGTGATGTGCACTTTGACGAGGATGAAGACTGGACCACAGGCTCAGCTG GGTTCAACTTGTTCCTTGTTGCTGCTCATGAGTTTGGCCATGCCCTGGGTCTCTCCCATTCTAATGATCAGAGAGCTCTCATGTTCCCCAATTATGCCTACGTCAGCCCCAGTGAATTTCCCCTCTCTCCAGATGATATAAGTGGCATTCAATCAATTTATG GATCCCTACCAAATGCCCCAGATAAAAGGCCAACCACCCCTACCTCGGCTGAAATCTGTGGCTCCCAGATATCTTTTGATGCTGTAACTACACTCCGACAAGAAATCATTTTTCTAAAGGGCAG GCACTTATGGCGGGTATATCCTGATAACTCAGAGGCTGAACGTGAATTAATTTCTGCCTTCTGGCCAAATCTGCCTCCTGGTATTGAAGCTGCATACGAGAACACAAAAGATCAGATCCTGCTTTTCAAAG GCAACAAATTCTGGGTTATCAGCGGATATCAGGTGTTGCTTGGTTATCCAAAGAATATCAACACACTGGGCTTCCCTAAAGGTGTCAAGAGAGTTGATGCAGCtgtttataataaaaatacaggGAAGACAGACTTTTTCATAGGTGACAAGTACTGGAG GTTTGATGAAAGCAGCCAGTCCATGGAGAAGGGTTATCCTAGACTGACAGTCGATGAATTTCCAGGAATTGGTCAGAGAGTTGATGCtgttttccaacagaaag gATTATTCTACTTCTTTCATGGACTGAAACAGTGGGAGTTTGACCCTGTTGCTAAAAAAGTTATCAGGGAAATGAAGAGTAATAGCTGGTTTCACTGTTAG